One genomic region from Balaenoptera musculus isolate JJ_BM4_2016_0621 chromosome X, mBalMus1.pri.v3, whole genome shotgun sequence encodes:
- the LOC118888357 gene encoding thymosin beta-4-like, with protein MEGGLASYSAATTAQAGLRSLATRSASSAAMSDKPDMAETEKFDKSKLKKTETQEKNPLPSKETIEQEKQAGEL; from the coding sequence CTTCCTACTCGGCGGCAACCACCGCACAAGCCGGACTTCGCTCGCTGGCAACTCGCTCCGCTTCCTCGGCAGCCATGTCTGATAAACCTGATATGGCTGAGACAGAGAAATTTGATAAGTCgaaattgaagaaaacagaaacgcAAGAGAAAAATCCACTGCCTTCAAAAGAAACGATTGAACAGGAGAAGCAAGCAGGCGAGTTGTAA